The following are encoded in a window of Massilia sp. R2A-15 genomic DNA:
- a CDS encoding alpha/beta hydrolase yields MDCDVLTLAGLWNSGPQHWQTLWEKKYPAWQRAPHRDWNNPEREEWVAELDAAIAGSDQGPPILVAHSLACALVAHWAASGSSLKIAGAFLVAPSDVEAALYPKEASGFAPMPMQKLPFPSIVVASENDEYVTIERARQFAAAWGSKFVEIGAAGHINGASGFGAWPEGEKMLLEFCKQLGK; encoded by the coding sequence ATGGATTGCGACGTATTGACACTGGCCGGCTTATGGAATTCCGGGCCTCAGCATTGGCAGACGCTTTGGGAGAAGAAGTACCCCGCCTGGCAGCGCGCGCCGCATCGCGACTGGAACAATCCCGAACGCGAGGAATGGGTGGCGGAACTGGACGCGGCGATCGCGGGCAGCGATCAGGGGCCGCCGATCCTGGTGGCGCACAGCCTCGCTTGCGCGCTGGTTGCGCATTGGGCCGCGTCAGGCTCGTCCCTGAAGATTGCCGGCGCTTTCCTGGTGGCGCCGAGCGATGTCGAGGCGGCGTTGTACCCGAAGGAGGCCAGCGGCTTTGCGCCCATGCCGATGCAGAAGCTGCCATTTCCAAGCATCGTGGTAGCCAGTGAAAACGATGAATACGTGACCATCGAGCGCGCGCGCCAGTTCGCCGCGGCGTGGGGCAGCAAGTTTGTCGAGATCGGGGCGGCTGGGCACATCAATGGCGCCAGCGGATTTGGCGCGTGGCCGGAGGGCGAGAAGATGCTGCTGGAGTTCTGCAAGCAGCTCGGCAAATAA
- the htpG gene encoding molecular chaperone HtpG: MAVAEKETLGFQAEVKQLLQLMIHSLYSNKEIFLRELISNASDAADKLRFEAINNDALYGNDHELKIVVSFDKDAKTITISDNGIGMSRDEVISHLGTIAKSGTKEFFGKLSGDQQADAALIGQFGVGFYSGFIVADRIIVNTRRAGAFASEGVRWESRGEGDYSVESIDKPNRGTDVILHLRAGEEELLSSWKLKSIIRKYSDHISLPIQMRKEEWDEEKKETVVKDDFETVNQASALWARNKADVTQEMYDEFYKHVSHDFQAPLAYTHNRVEGRSEYTQLLYVPTHAPFDLWDRNKRGGIKLYVKRVFIMDDAEQLMPAYLRFIKGVIDSNDLPLNVSREILQESRDVKVIREGSTKRVLGMLEELANADEQEKKDKYVTFWKEFGQVLKEGIGEDATNKDRIAKLLRFASTVNDNGDQTVSLADYIGRMKEGQEKIYYVTGDNYTAAKNSPHLEIFRKKGVEVLLLTDRVDEWMLSFLTEFEGKELVSVAKGGLDLGALEDEAEKKEHEETETSYKELVEKMKAALGDKAKDVRVTFRLTDSPACLVADEHELSGNLLRMLKAAGQNAPESKPILEINPNHPLVTRLKYEDAEGSRFADWAHILFDQAMLAEGGSLADPATFVKRLNEMLLAK, from the coding sequence ATGGCAGTCGCCGAAAAAGAAACCCTTGGCTTCCAAGCGGAAGTGAAGCAATTGCTGCAGTTGATGATCCACTCGCTGTACTCGAACAAGGAAATCTTCCTGCGCGAGCTGATCTCGAACGCGTCCGACGCCGCCGACAAGCTGCGCTTCGAGGCGATCAACAACGACGCGCTGTACGGCAATGACCACGAACTGAAGATCGTCGTCAGCTTCGACAAGGATGCCAAGACCATCACCATTTCGGACAACGGCATCGGCATGAGCCGCGACGAAGTAATCTCGCACCTGGGCACCATCGCAAAGTCGGGCACCAAGGAATTCTTCGGCAAGCTCTCGGGCGACCAGCAGGCCGACGCGGCCCTGATCGGCCAGTTCGGCGTCGGCTTCTACTCGGGCTTCATCGTCGCCGACCGCATCATCGTCAATACCCGCCGCGCCGGCGCCTTCGCCTCCGAAGGCGTGCGCTGGGAATCGCGCGGCGAGGGCGACTACTCGGTCGAATCGATCGACAAGCCGAACCGCGGCACCGACGTGATCCTGCACCTGCGCGCCGGCGAGGAAGAGCTGCTGTCGTCGTGGAAGCTCAAGTCGATCATCCGCAAGTACTCCGACCACATCTCGCTGCCGATCCAGATGCGCAAGGAAGAGTGGGATGAAGAGAAGAAGGAAACGGTGGTGAAGGACGACTTCGAGACCGTCAACCAGGCCAGCGCGCTGTGGGCCCGCAACAAGGCCGACGTGACGCAGGAAATGTACGACGAGTTCTACAAGCACGTGTCGCACGACTTCCAGGCGCCGCTGGCTTACACCCACAACCGGGTCGAGGGCCGCAGCGAATACACCCAGCTGCTGTACGTGCCGACGCACGCGCCGTTCGACCTGTGGGACCGCAACAAGCGCGGCGGCATCAAGCTGTACGTCAAGCGCGTATTCATCATGGACGACGCCGAGCAGCTGATGCCGGCCTACCTGCGCTTTATTAAAGGCGTGATCGACTCGAACGACCTGCCGCTGAACGTCTCGCGCGAGATTTTGCAGGAGTCGCGCGACGTCAAGGTGATCCGCGAAGGCTCGACCAAGCGCGTGCTGGGCATGCTGGAAGAACTGGCCAACGCCGACGAGCAGGAAAAGAAGGACAAGTACGTCACCTTCTGGAAGGAGTTCGGCCAGGTGCTGAAAGAGGGCATCGGCGAGGACGCGACCAACAAGGACCGCATCGCCAAGCTGCTGCGCTTTGCTTCGACCGTCAACGACAACGGCGACCAGACCGTGTCGCTGGCCGACTACATCGGCCGCATGAAGGAAGGCCAGGAGAAGATCTACTACGTCACGGGCGATAACTACACCGCGGCGAAGAACAGCCCGCACCTCGAGATCTTCCGCAAGAAGGGCGTCGAAGTGCTGCTGCTGACGGACCGCGTGGACGAGTGGATGCTGTCGTTCCTGACCGAGTTCGAAGGCAAGGAGCTGGTGTCGGTAGCCAAGGGCGGCCTGGACCTGGGCGCGCTGGAAGACGAAGCCGAGAAGAAGGAGCACGAAGAGACCGAGACCTCGTACAAGGAGCTGGTCGAGAAGATGAAGGCGGCATTGGGCGACAAGGCCAAGGACGTGCGCGTAACGTTCCGCCTGACCGATTCGCCGGCCTGCCTGGTGGCGGACGAGCACGAGCTGTCGGGTAACCTGCTGCGCATGCTCAAGGCGGCGGGGCAGAACGCGCCGGAGTCCAAGCCTATCCTCGAGATCAACCCGAACCACCCGCTGGTGACGCGTTTGAAGTATGAAGACGCGGAAGGTTCTCGCTTTGCGGACTGGGCGCACATCCTGTTCGACCAGGCCATGCTGGCCGAAGGTGGATCGCTGGCCGATCCGGCGACCTTCGTCAAGCGCCTGAACGAAATGCTGCTGGCGAAGTAA
- a CDS encoding RidA family protein: MTIEQKLKDLNITLAPPAAPVAAYVMYVQTGNLVFISGHIAKNADGTPNVGQLGKDKTTADGQAAARAIAIDLMGTLQEAVGGDLSRVKRIVKLMSLVNSTPDFTEQHLVTNGASELLGEVFGDAGKHARSAFGVAQIPRGACVEIEMIVEVA; the protein is encoded by the coding sequence ATGACCATTGAACAAAAACTCAAAGACCTGAACATCACCCTGGCGCCGCCGGCCGCTCCGGTCGCCGCCTACGTCATGTACGTGCAAACCGGTAACCTGGTCTTCATTTCGGGCCACATCGCCAAGAACGCCGACGGCACCCCGAACGTGGGCCAGCTGGGCAAGGACAAGACCACCGCCGACGGCCAGGCCGCCGCGCGCGCCATCGCCATCGACCTGATGGGCACCCTGCAGGAAGCCGTCGGCGGCGACCTGTCGCGCGTCAAGCGCATCGTCAAGCTGATGAGCCTCGTGAACTCGACCCCCGACTTCACCGAGCAGCACCTGGTCACCAACGGCGCCTCCGAGCTGCTGGGCGAAGTGTTCGGCGACGCCGGCAAGCACGCCCGCTCGGCCTTCGGCGTGGCCCAGATCCCGCGCGGCGCCTGCGTCGAGATCGAAATGATCGTCGAAGTCGCCTAA
- a CDS encoding PLP-dependent aminotransferase family protein, with protein sequence MKIEHPHPITWHFSERAAQMQSSFIREILKVTQRPEIISFAGGLPSADTFPVEEMKAAFDKVLSASGRTALQYGPTDGYAPLREWIANSLSTASCKILPEQVLMTSGSQQALDLLGKVLIDEGSRVLVETPSYLGALQAFSVYRPEFASVATDEHGLVPSSIDKVAEGARMLYALPNFQNPTGRSLSVERRLELVETCARHNLPLIEDDPYGALSYKGEPYPKMLNMNPDGVIYMGSFSKVLTPGIRLGYVVAPLPLVRRLELAKQAADLHTAQLTQMVVHEVIKDGFLDRHIPTIRTLYANQCQAMLDAMDAHFPQGVSWTRPEGGMFIWVTLPKSIDAMKLLDQAIAAKVAFVPGAPFYANEPETNTLRLSFVTVSPERIREGIAILGKLISALL encoded by the coding sequence ATGAAAATTGAACATCCCCACCCGATCACCTGGCACTTCTCCGAACGCGCCGCCCAGATGCAAAGCTCGTTCATCCGCGAAATCCTGAAGGTCACCCAGCGTCCCGAGATCATCTCGTTCGCCGGCGGCCTGCCATCGGCGGACACCTTCCCGGTCGAGGAAATGAAGGCCGCCTTCGACAAGGTGCTGTCGGCCAGCGGCCGCACCGCGCTGCAGTACGGCCCGACCGACGGCTACGCGCCGCTGCGCGAGTGGATTGCCAATTCGCTGTCCACGGCAAGCTGCAAGATCCTGCCGGAGCAGGTCCTGATGACGTCCGGCTCGCAGCAGGCGCTCGATCTGCTGGGCAAAGTGCTGATCGACGAAGGCAGCCGCGTGCTGGTCGAGACCCCGAGCTACCTGGGCGCGCTGCAGGCGTTCTCGGTGTACCGTCCCGAGTTCGCCTCGGTCGCCACCGACGAGCATGGCCTGGTGCCGTCCTCGATCGACAAGGTGGCCGAAGGCGCGCGCATGCTGTACGCGCTGCCGAACTTCCAGAACCCGACCGGCCGCAGCCTGTCGGTCGAGCGCCGCCTCGAACTGGTCGAGACCTGCGCTCGCCACAACCTGCCGCTGATCGAGGACGATCCGTACGGCGCGCTGAGCTACAAGGGCGAGCCGTATCCGAAGATGCTCAACATGAACCCGGACGGCGTTATCTATATGGGCTCGTTCTCCAAGGTGCTGACCCCGGGCATCCGCCTCGGCTACGTCGTGGCGCCGCTGCCGCTGGTGCGCCGCCTCGAGCTGGCCAAGCAGGCGGCCGACCTGCACACCGCCCAGCTGACCCAGATGGTGGTGCACGAGGTGATCAAGGACGGCTTCCTCGACCGCCACATCCCGACCATCCGCACCCTGTACGCCAACCAGTGTCAGGCCATGCTCGACGCGATGGACGCGCACTTCCCGCAGGGCGTGAGCTGGACGCGCCCGGAAGGCGGCATGTTCATCTGGGTGACTCTGCCGAAGAGCATCGACGCGATGAAGCTGCTGGACCAGGCGATCGCCGCCAAGGTCGCGTTCGTGCCGGGCGCGCCGTTCTACGCCAACGAGCCGGAGACCAACACGCTGCGCCTGTCGTTCGTGACGGTGTCGCCGGAGCGCATCCGCGAAGGCATCGCCATCCTCGGCAAGCTGATTTCGGCGCTGCTGTAA
- a CDS encoding diguanylate cyclase — MSLPAAFPSPSSQRRPAILIVDDAPDALGVLRTMMAQQGYQTFVATTGERAISIAERVRPDLILLDVVMPGLDGFDTCRKLKQHPLTDAIPVIFMSERSDTDDIVAGFDIGAADYIGKPLRMAEVCARVRAQLQMRGTSEAQKEQADRLRLIVNAMDEGLMVIEANGRIQYSNPACERYLGYGHAELTGLPIADLLGGSLAQEYLDYFASCLANPHDVPLAGAREVLIRDRDGALRAMDLTVTPMIAEETLFVGLLHDITHHKRSETALQQAALVDSLTQIANRRRFDSFLEQEWHRAIRSGLPLSLVVLDVDHFKLYNDTLGHAAGDLCLQKVAAALQSRALRATDLAARYGGEEFVLLFAETTLAAATVLGESIRALVESLQLPHPRSPTSPWLTASIGVATMAPTQFDRIEQFFVAADRMMYAAKEAGRNRVMAIEQAGPAWDSAVSLMI, encoded by the coding sequence ATGAGCCTGCCCGCCGCCTTCCCTTCCCCGTCGTCCCAGCGCCGTCCCGCGATCCTGATCGTCGACGACGCCCCTGACGCGCTTGGCGTGCTGCGGACCATGATGGCGCAGCAGGGCTACCAGACCTTTGTCGCCACCACCGGCGAGCGCGCGATCTCGATCGCCGAGCGGGTCCGCCCCGACCTGATCCTGCTCGATGTCGTGATGCCCGGCCTGGACGGCTTCGACACCTGCCGCAAGCTCAAGCAGCATCCCCTCACCGACGCCATTCCCGTGATCTTCATGAGCGAGCGCTCGGACACCGACGACATCGTCGCCGGCTTCGACATCGGCGCCGCCGACTACATCGGCAAGCCGCTGCGCATGGCCGAAGTGTGCGCCCGCGTGCGCGCCCAGCTGCAGATGCGCGGCACCAGCGAAGCCCAGAAGGAGCAGGCCGACCGCCTGCGCCTGATCGTCAACGCGATGGACGAAGGCCTGATGGTGATCGAGGCGAACGGCCGCATCCAGTACAGCAATCCGGCCTGCGAACGCTACCTCGGCTACGGCCACGCCGAACTGACCGGGCTGCCCATCGCCGACCTGCTGGGCGGGAGCCTGGCCCAGGAATATCTCGACTACTTCGCCTCCTGCCTCGCCAATCCGCACGACGTGCCGCTGGCCGGCGCGCGCGAAGTGCTGATCCGCGACCGCGACGGCGCCCTGCGCGCGATGGACCTGACGGTCACGCCGATGATCGCGGAGGAGACGCTGTTCGTCGGCCTGCTGCACGACATCACCCACCACAAGCGCTCGGAAACGGCGCTGCAGCAGGCCGCGCTGGTCGATTCGCTGACCCAGATCGCCAACCGGCGCCGCTTCGACAGCTTCCTGGAGCAGGAATGGCACCGCGCGATCCGCAGCGGCCTGCCGCTGTCGCTGGTGGTGCTCGACGTCGACCACTTCAAGCTGTACAACGACACCCTGGGCCACGCGGCCGGCGACTTGTGCCTGCAGAAGGTGGCGGCCGCGCTGCAGTCGCGCGCGCTGCGCGCGACCGACCTGGCGGCGCGCTACGGCGGCGAGGAGTTCGTGCTGCTGTTCGCCGAAACCACGCTGGCCGCGGCGACCGTGCTGGGCGAGTCGATCCGCGCGCTGGTCGAATCGCTGCAGCTGCCCCACCCGCGCTCGCCGACGTCGCCGTGGCTCACCGCCAGCATCGGCGTGGCCACCATGGCGCCGACCCAGTTCGACCGCATCGAGCAGTTTTTCGTGGCCGCCGACCGCATGATGTACGCGGCCAAGGAAGCGGGCCGCAACCGCGTCATGGCGATCGAGCAGGCCGGCCCAGCCTGGGACTCGGCCGTCTCGCTGATGATCTGA